Genomic window (Amaranthus tricolor cultivar Red isolate AtriRed21 chromosome 7, ASM2621246v1, whole genome shotgun sequence):
AATGAATCCTATGTCTAAATCCCACCTATAATAGccaattaaaatgtaaaaaagggTGCTATTAGTCAAAAATATACAAAGATTGGAATATTTAGGTATAATCAATGATAAGAATTATTCACTGgacaatttttcaaaaaaatatcattCCATGTGAAAATATGCATTCACTAATGAATCATATGTTTAAATCTTGGGTAAGTAGCTCTTAAGATTCCATATGTTTGCACAACCTCTAGAAAGTTATTTATGAGGTGCATCAGTGCATGCATAACTAAATAGTACTTGGTCTCCTACAGTCAAGCACTTGCCTACATTGTAGGATGTTGTAGGAAACATTTGATGGCAAGaagaatcaaaattaaaatgccACCAATGTGCATCGTTGGCAAATCATTTGAGTATTGGGTTCAAAAATTAACTCCTTTAGTTACCGGATGTAATAAAGTGGCTTTCACCTAGGCTCGTACCGAGACGGATTTGGGGTCAGATATACACAACTTACCCTTGTAAAAACATAGAGCTTATTTTTGATTGACTTTTAGTAGAAAATATCATCTGGTGCACATTACCGAGATAAGAAAACACATTTACTGGGCTGCTATAAGTACTTGTGAAGACTCGGTGTCAGGGTGTGAAAGAGTATGATAAATTTATCGTTGGGCTTATACACAACAAGACTTGCAGAAAAGCTGAATAGATTGCACACAAATCTGATAAGTTTTCATCCTAAATTTAATTGGTAATAGAAGGAGTAGTCCATCAAGATTATATGTTAATCAATGTCTTTCTAATTTTTTGATGTGATCTAGTCCTTTTTTTATTGGGCGGGaaaattgaaaaccaaaaacTATAAATCTTGAACTTACCGATAATGAACAATCCTTCAAGAAATAAGAGTTCAGTTTTTATCGCTCGTACATCGCTTTCTTTGGATTATGATTTCAAAGTGTGCAGCATAATTTTGTATAAAAACTTATCTACACCACATGATTTTCATTGTAACAAGGCAAAATAGAAACCAGATTAGCTGTTAAGATGGGTTGTTAAGAAACACACACAACAAACTACTATATATTTGTATTGGTTGTTGTAGAACAGAAGAAAAGAGACtaatataaaaatagaaatcaTGTTGTGTATCATTTAACCTAAGATTCCTTATGTCTTCTCTTACtttgatatatatattgaagGAACGAAAGGATGAGCAAGTAACCAAACCAAAAACTAAATTGCTAAGGCCTTAAAAATGGCATCTTACCACACCCGATCTTTTAGTTTTTCCTCGAACTCTCACCCGATTGTTAATCGATTAGATGAATAATTTTGTAGATTGAGATCTTCTCAAACTGCCTCAACATCATCACTAATCACTGTCACATAATTCACTAATTTCCTCACAAATTGTGAATCAAAATAAGCgaattttattcgattttaGGCTATTTTGAGTGAATCGTGAATTCAAAAGGCAAATTAACTGGCGAATCATATTACATTGTACACTAACCAACAAACTTACCGCCCTTAAAGATTTATGTGCTACATCTCGAGATGTTATGACACAGACAGAAGAACAAGTTCAAGACATACAATCAGTCCTAACGAGTTCAAGACATACAGGTTAAATCTTGAAATCATTGTTGTCTTAGATTGGTGAATCGAAGTTGGAATCGAACGAAAGGAGTTGGTCTCTCACGAATTTTGTATGCAGTCAAAGAGTTGAGAAGAAAACAGCAGATTCTATCAGTGAATTTGATGATCTAGAAATTCTTAAAGTTCAAGCAGAGCATCCTGAACAAATTTTTACATTCTTTACAAAAGATCAGAAATATGGAAACATAGCAACAAAGGACAAACATATTCTAACCACCAAAAATGCATTTAATAACTAGGAATTTaaaaatgaagtatgaacaatcCATTTTACTTTTACATCATGTTCCTGGAGATGAAGATTAGTGTGCAGCAGCGACACCGTTTTCGTTTGTAGCAACAGTCTGTGTCTCACCCTTTTGCTCTTCAAAAACTTTAGAAATCTTCTCGATTGGTACGAGTGGCATATAATTTGCTACTCTGTAGCCCTTCTCAGCACCTAGTTTCACTGTTTGGTTGTACTTTTCAGAGCAAAGAGCTGCTCCAGGGACAACCACCTCAGCCACCTTGGGGAAAAGGGGAAGACGATTTAGTTTACGCCAAGCTGAAACTGCATACTGTTCTGCTACAGGCTCATATTTGGAATACAATTCTTTGGCAGCGGGTTCATATTTGTTGTAGGCATCCTTTACGTATTCTGATGCAGTATCCACCACACCCACACGTCGGACTTCTGAAGCCACACCACGAGCAACCTCAGGGGCCTTTTGGGTGGCAGAGTATGCTTGGCACGACATCTGCTTGACTAGAGGTGGAACACGATCCTGCAACTTAACCATAGTGTCATCAACCTGCAAACATCATCCACACATAATCAGTCAAAATTTCTTTTTTCGCTGTCTCATTGACCAACAGTTTCTATTTGCATTCATCACTTGCAACATTCTCCACCACTTTCTTTGATTCGTAACGACACATTTTCCTCCCTTTTAAAATCATCCACACTAATGTCTCCACCACTTTATCTTTGCACCATTTCACGGGGACTGAGGGAGTAAATGCTACctagaaatatgatttataaTCCATTATTCATGCAACCACATAGGAAATCaattctttcatttttcaatacAACTATCTTGATAGCTGACTAATTTGCACTAAATTAAACCCTGTTCAACTTGGAATAGATCATAATCATGTGAGAACAGGAAACCTTCATGTAATCAAAAGTATCCCCAAAATCATGAAAGAGATCATGAAACCAAtatactgaaaaaaaaaaaaaatctgtgACCCAAAGCACATATTACCATCACCTTAACAATTTCACAATGGACACACAGCACATATTATATAGTACACAATACACGGGATTTTAAGCAAATTATTGGCCAGTTTAAAAAGATCATAGAAGTATTTCTTGTTGCTGATGTAAACAAACTTTGCAAACACACAGCACTGTGGCAACATAAAAAacaacaatgaaggatgaacattACAAGCAATTGTCATACCTTACGATCAACAAACTTAAGTAATTCAATGGGAACATCATGAAACCGATCATACACAGGACGAACAACAGTCTTGACCGTACCCTCAACAGTCTCTACACCGGGCTTCAAAGGTCCGGCCTTGTCCTTAGCATAACCATAAAGGCTTGAAAAGCATACAATGGCTTGGATTGTAGCAGCATGTACAAACTGAAAGTACTTCAAACTCTGCTCTCcgctttcattcttcaataaaacaaaaaatataaggtCAATACGCTCCGCAAAATATCATctttgaacgaaacatgtaaAGCATTTTCAGATAATCATCAACAAAGATTTTAAATGATGATTGCTGTACTTTGATGCGAAGTCAATCCTAAAACTAATTGAGATTAATACTGAATTTCACCATATTCAATTATATTctaaatttcaacaaaattcCATTGACCAATTAAGAAGGGAGAAAATTTTAATGTCGTAATTCGTTAATCATATCACAACACTAATTATCTTAATCTAAATGAAAAGCAGACAGATAAAAGCCACAAGTACGAAAATATAAATTGaccaaaaaaaactaaaaaccaaATCAATAATTAGTGGAAAACAAGCCCTTAAATTTAAATCGAGTTATTAGATCACTCGAACAGACACAATAACAAAGATTCATCATcaaatttaataatcaattcATTGAAAAAACTTATCATTGAAACATCATGAAAATACAAACATGATTAAAACACATCAATACCGGAATCTCACCATCTGTTTCTCAGGTTTCGAATCACTTTCCGCCATATCGTCTATAATTAAAACCGAGATTCTGATTCAAACTTTGTCGaacaaaaagagaaaattaGGGTTACGTAAGAGAAAAGAATGAAGAAGATCAAAAGGGAATTGTTCTTTCCAAATCTGTAGAAATAAGAGAGAAAAGTCGGGAAGAATGTGATGATGGATGATCGAAGAAGCGAAAACGCatgaatatataaataaaatgaaaaatggagaaaaataGGGTgagaaaaggaaaggaaaggtgTGGCGAAATATAAGTGGACCAATAAAATTACTAAATTTGGGCGTTTAGAAGTTTGACTACTTGGTGATTAAGTAACGATTTCTCTAGAATTATCTATTTTGGAGGTACCGAGTAATTCTTAGCCGTGTTTAGGAACGTTTCTTCATTTGTTCATATCCCCTCTTTAAATAGGCATACAGTTCATCTCTTGAGTGAccttttatttaagaaatatattttaagtctaacttattaaagattaatgtctatttactatatttttaatgtctatttatattaactttaatacttacttatcacattcttaatgtctaatctcaatatcttaaatgtcaaCCTACATTATTCTTGatatctacttataatattttaaatggatCGGCCCAaatagagatagtctctcaaagagaccgtttctcacaataatttgtgaaaTAAATATGTCTCCATCCcattaaaattacaatatttacttttaaaaactcTCACAGCAAAAAGATACTCATATATTTccttttacggcccgtttggttgatggtaatgaagtaatgggaatgaaatgttgtaatggcaatagtaatgaaggaatggatattagaattggtaatgaagattcttttatttGGTGTGCATgtctaaagaatggtaatggaagataatattccattgattgcatttggttgttagtaataaaaaatggtaatgactcttagtttcattagtgtatatttgtatctaaaagcattattgtatctaaattattctatctaatgattctttttttaataataatattttttttggataattacatacattaccttttttttcttcattattttttttcttcagctcgaaacaacattaccttattttattaccacagtaatacttcattaccattacagcctaataccaggttgtttgatggtaataaaaattgccctttttggtaatttcattaccttattttattaccattgaAAGCattcaaacaaccaaattttttattacttaattttattatcattaccgccctctaataccatataccaaacgggccgttaaggtttttatttgttattttaagatattttaattgatatttCTCCAAATAATATGTCTAATTTTAACAATTTGTTGAACGTATATAGTCTTAGTCAATCTAATTTTAACATCTTTTGAAATCTTTATATAGTTTTCACTAActctattttatcatttatatattgtttaTAATCCCTACTAGGTctgttaaaaaatcaaatcgGGTAGAATTTGTGTTTGGGGCATATGTGAACGAAACAAAACCCCTTGATCCCAACCCACCTCGTTAAGTTATTTGTTAAGAAAATCATAATTCATACCTGATTTGTTAAGGTTGAGCTTATTTCAAACTATTTAACCCATTTAAGAGTTTTCCTTTTCCATTTAAGAACTTTTGAAAATGATTAGATCTTATCTTTCTTTTTAACTTCTAGAATATGtgttttttatttctattaaatataaaaatatataaaaatgtaaaatggATTAAGTTCTGGTTATAGAGATAGACTTGATTCAAAACTTATTTGATTAGATGAGTAATACAAGTTTgttttaagtttaaatttttaatcttaacctaatcaatttaataaacagatctaGTAAGTCTAGGTCAAGTCTAGAGGGTTTGATTCTTAAATGGATTAGAGAGAGTATGGGTTGAGTGTGGGTCTGAAAACCCTATATCTAGACCCAAACCTAATTATTTTTCTGAGCTAAAAAATAAATCCAGATCCCACGAGTCTAAAAAATTATACGGTACCTGAAAATAGGAATAGGCCTAAATAGGTCCACTAGGATCGTATACCATGATTATCCCTTCCCATAGGGTCTTGTGTAGGGATGGTTATGGATCGCGACTGAGTCTTGATTAATTATTCATACTTAAAATTTGTTACATTTTAGAcgttttattagtattaaaataaGTCTATGAGCTGTATATAAGTCTAAACTCAGTCTAAATAAATATTGATTATCTTTAGAATGAACTTAAAAATGATTTTGAGTTGTATAATAGGTCGGGTTTTGAAACAACTCGAAACTAACCAGCTGATTAAACaagattaatttaaattaaagcgAAACCTTAATACTTATTTCGGGCTATTATGTTGATATATAATCAATTACTCGACTGATTATATTATCCACTAAACATCAATCAAAGAATTTAAACCAGATAAGAATCATTtgaaacaatttaaaatatataaatttctgCAAAATCCGACAAAAATCTGTTTGTAAATCAGATAAACCAAAATTTTTTTCTGACCCTGCAAGTTCAAAAACTaacatttcaaaataacaaCCAACCTGTGGCACAAGCACCAAACATTTGAAATTCACGTCAACTCGTAGGGTAGAATCTTTCCtccaataatttaaaataagtactaaaataattttaaataaagatttacttttgtaacggcccggttaaagtgacccggaaaatcatgtgaaaacatgaatccggttcacttacggacacaaataaacacatccttactcggatcgtcaacgttccaacggtaaaggaatatggtcaacaaagaaaacagcgccaaacaaaacaaaaccaaacaaaacagcggaagtctttacatacaactcgagagcccaccggcctctagactagctaaaagttgtacgaaataaaaagaaaacatcataaactttgtttacataaactgaggtatttagactcattacaaagtaagtctagacttgatagttacgggttctaagctgaatcctcactccagccccctcctgcagttaacctgctgcacgtcatatgataacacgtagcaggttccaaagaacaaccaatacacgtcagagacttcatacatatacaaaacaggttgaatacaagcattgtgtttaccctagcatgcaaaggctctattatgtaatctttattcattatttccaaaccttgtaacgttgcccgtcctgttcgggtcgtacaagtcatattccaaatttgttttggtggaatacacttgggagagcaaatcctaaggcaaccacctacctaagacgttgcccgtcctgttcgggtcgccaaaggctaaggatgcatacccccatggtgaccataaagatccctgaatgccatgggaaaaatagttgatagttttccaatttatttgttaacccttctgggtaacatatccataaattctcaatttccacataatcatttcatattatttgaggtgtctaaaccttatgtgattacaatgccttgattaggaataaaacaacattacttgcacaaccatataaacagtatggtctaagcgtgtacctttaaacaCTGCAAATCCAAACGACGTTTAAGCACGAcaggaatttcaccctcttatgaatcgaggtcctaattaacaaacacacagaacgaccacgtttaataacgggtttacacacacaatccactccatactactaaaatatcacaaaaacttgataatttcaaatgttttcatccaactcatgattgctccaaaattcccattctgaccagaaacttttatggccaaatcggacagtttagaaaattcaaattaaaaatccgacttcaccgctgcgtccggaatgcatcaattaccttgggtaccaattttcataatttctagcatccgattactatttttaattattttaagcgttttaacgagttttaaagCGCATCGATtagataaaacaacaacgaaacacacccaacactcggatcggggcgccactaccgaggcagcagctgctgtccgaaactccttctacttaaattatttttattttatatatatttttttctatttaaattatttaatcctttttaaatctccataccaaaatacacctaaccaaaaatcgaatttacattttactaagataaaacaaataaaaccaaatctcctatcacagaatccacttgatatttccacacatctaacaatacatcaaatcccatcaacaatctaaaccatcatcaaaacataaaactaacaACTTTAGTCATACTCATCCTCAAGatcttcaagaacatttaaaatttcataaccatgataagtaaattaaatatttgatcctcttatcaaatttaaattttgtagagaatcataaaccaacattttttttttattttaaaccgaacatatatatataaggacaatcctttaaacaaatcaaattttgttaaaggatttgtaaactcatggatacttacatcacttaatccacacacttaaaatttcatctaacaaactaaaatcttgttagagaaatataaatcgtaaaataaattcaatttaacatttgaatagactttattcttataacaaatttaaactttgttaaagaatgtaaatcaaggaaaattttgcataacagaaatatgatttaacccttttaacaaatcaattttatcaaaggattattaaagaaaacttatataaaatactcaatcctcctaataagtcataggatatcatcatattgaaagaaatattatataatctcatactagaatttcttataaataaaatttataaataacaactcaacttacttaccctttgatttgaagattggattgaacaaagtttttttttttttttttttcttgaataccgaaacaagagcaagaaaagaggaaaattttctgaattttgttcactttgaaagcttaggaaaagtgaggaaattcaaatgatgcttaaggattaataggcacttaagaggtgagcttaatgtgccataatactcacttatgagaggagttacaaactcctcccattcctcctcaccacaaccggccaccccttcacttccctctcaatttttatttatttattttttatttaatttaattaattaattaagtcattattatattattgttaaaatagaaaGAACCGTTACGCGATAgcctcgtacgcgataaaactcgttaccgttaaaatttaactcactttatttcttaaaattatctatgtggaataatataatttaataatacgtatttattttattttattatattatttcttaaacccgataaattacggggtgttacagactaccccccttaaaagaagttacgtcctcgtaacttatGTGACAACGGAAAACATAGAACACACATGCTATCACAATTAACTCCACATCATAACTCATGAGTAAAACACGACTACCAAAACAAAGATTTAACATTcctcgcgcgaaattcctatcgccctctaccccccttaagaagttacgtccccgtaacgctactaacctgaaaaaggtgagggtacttttctcgcatagcgtcttctgtttcccaagtagccgcttcacgctcgtgatttgaccacaggacttTTACCATAATTATATCCTTCCGTCGAGTGCTACGGACCTTTTTATCCAAGATTCGAACCGGTTGTTCAGGGTACGACAAAGATGcatccaaatctaaaggttcagggtctaatacatgagtggctgcggcatgataccgctttaactgagacacatgaaatacatcatgtaccttttctaaagagtttggaagagctaaccgataagccactttacccacacgttccaaaactTCATATGGCCCAATGAaccgagggctcaactttccccgagcaccaaaacgtactactccgcgcatgggtgatacGCGAAGTAATACCTGTTCTCCCACGGTGAACTCCTCTGGTcgtcgtttcaaatcagcatacgacttttggcgatcctttgccgctttcaaacgatcccttatcaaTCGTACCTTCTCACTCATCTGAAACAACAATTCAGGTCCTAAGGTCACCGCTTCAGTAAAATcgtcccaataaaccggactacgacaacgacgcccatacaaagcctcgaatggagccatctgtatagaagcttgataactgttgttataagaaaactcaactagatccaaatgttcatcccatgacccTTGCCACTCCATGGCAATAGCACGTAACATATCCTCCAATACCTGATTCGTTCGTTCTGTCTGtccatccgtctgcggatgaaacGACGTACTATAGAGCAACGTTGTACCCATggcctgttgcaaggtttgccaaaaaCTGTGACAGATATCGTGTGTCTCTATctgacacaatagtacggggtacaccgtggaatcgtacaacatacttaatgtaggctcgtgccaattgttccatctcccaGCGACAAttcatagggatgaaacgtgcCGATTTAGTTAAACGATCAACTATAACCCATAACGCATCATTACCTGCTTTTGTTCGAGGTAAACCCACaacgaaatccatagagatatcatcccacttccatactggTATCTCTAACGGTTGTAATAATCCTCCTGGTCTCTTATGTTCACTTTTAACTTTCTGACAGGTCAGGCAGCGTGAGACATATtctgcaatatccttcttcatccccgaccaccaaaacattaacttgaggtcttggtacatcttgtcaccacccgggtgtactgaaaatttcgtacaatgggcttcatccaggatacgttccttcaaagattcctcccctgtcggtaaacaccaacgacccttgaacctcaagcttccatcttcatggacaaggaatccctctgatgttccttcccgtgcttggtcctttaatttcaagagtttcgggtctttatcctgagaattcaaaatttcctCAAAGAACAAAGGTCGTATAGCCAAGGCATTCAAACATCCCTGTAGTTCGCCTTTACGTACTACTTCCAAGTTCAGCctagcaaaatcccgatgcaactcttctaCTCCGTCCAAGGCAGACAGCGAGTGACTAGACTTCCTACTTAAAGCATCGGCCACCAAATTCGCCCGCCCCTCATGATATACGAACTCCAgatcataatctgtcatcaactctaaccaccgacgttgtcgcatgtttaagtcaggttgtgtatagagatatttcagactctgatgatcagtgtaaatcctacacttaacgccatacaagtaatgccgccatatcttgagagcgaAAACTATAGCGGCTAATTCCAGATCATGGGtcggataattaacttcatgtaccttcagttgtcgtgatgcataagcaatcaccttacggtcctgcatcagaacacaacccaaccctttctttgatgcgtcactgtaaacagtataatccaacttagggtcaggtagagtaagaacaggggccgtagttaacctttccttcaaagtcatgaaggcctgttcacattcatccgtccattcgaacttcttctctttcttcattaacgaggtcatgggccgagcaatacgcgagaaatccttaacaaaacgacggtaatacccggccaaacctaggaaaattcgtacctcggtgacgttcttaggtgacggccaacttcgaactgcctccacctttaccggatccaccgaaataccttccttagagacaaaatgacccaaaaacgataccttatccaaccaaaattcacactttgacaacttcgcgtacaacttattttctcgcagggtttgcaggacaaatcgtagatgttcctgatgttcttctcggtctttcgaatagaccaatatatcatcgataaagataacgacgaatttatccaagtatgcactaaacacttggttcattaagcacatgaacgcggctggagcatttgtcaacccaaacggcatcactgtgaactcataatgcccatatcgtgttctgaaagcggttttatgtatatccccttcagctattcttagctgatgataacctgatcttaagtcaatcttcgaaaagatcccggctcccctcaattgatcaaacaagtcatctatccggggcaacgggtatttattcttaactgttaccttgtttaactctctgtaatcaatgcataaccttaaactaccatctttctttctcacaaacagaactggagcgccccaaggtgaaacactaggtcgaatataacctttatccaacaattcttcaagtTGAGACTTCAATTCCTCCATCTTCTttggagccatacgataaggggccttagaaatcggtccaGTCCCCGGTACCAAGTCGATCGTGAAATCAATTTCCCGTTGTGGTGGCATTCCGGGAATCTCgtcaggaaaaacatccaaaaattcattcaccacAGCAATATCCTGGGGATTCCCCTCTTTCTTATCCCCctggctgatatgacataaatacaaagggtgtccttgcctcacaagcctttgcaactctaaggtcgacaccaaattcgtcctgggtcccttgggaaacttcctGTATCTAACGCTTTCACCTCTTGGTCCTTCCAACAAAACTCTCTGCTCTCTGCATTCAATAGTGGCCTTATACCTTCccagccaatccatccccaaaattacttctaaaccttccatatctaacacatacaagtcgcTAGGAAAGACAACCTTTCCTATCCTTAAGGGTACATCCCTATACAGTTTTtcacaactgtacaattttcccgatggtacagccaccgtataagaaactttttcaaaggtCTCCAAATTCAACTCGTTCAccttactctttgcaa
Coding sequences:
- the LOC130817807 gene encoding REF/SRPP-like protein At3g05500 yields the protein MAESDSKPEKQMNESGEQSLKYFQFVHAATIQAIVCFSSLYGYAKDKAGPLKPGVETVEGTVKTVVRPVYDRFHDVPIELLKFVDRKVDDTMVKLQDRVPPLVKQMSCQAYSATQKAPEVARGVASEVRRVGVVDTASEYVKDAYNKYEPAAKELYSKYEPVAEQYAVSAWRKLNRLPLFPKVAEVVVPGAALCSEKYNQTVKLGAEKGYRVANYMPLVPIEKISKVFEEQKGETQTVATNENGVAAAH